Proteins encoded by one window of Erysipelothrix rhusiopathiae:
- a CDS encoding HD domain-containing protein, translating to MLSNNQIFILDNLDQNIFKMMSKDKSGHDYYHIKRVVNLTSRLISETDNEFVIKVIAYLHDVFDDKICKTDNLELSLKNLFFEWDLDLEGYDDEIILGVSQIGYKGGFGIQNKIRVAQIVSDADYLDAMGAIGIARTFYYAGSKGTPLYDPTLKSIEIDSLSTYRNTERNAIAHLDEKLIKLYDLLETEKAKKIGKVRHQRLLDFYQAFYDEMNESDM from the coding sequence ATGCTATCCAATAATCAAATTTTTATTTTAGATAATCTAGACCAGAACATTTTTAAAATGATGTCCAAGGACAAATCTGGTCATGATTATTACCACATAAAGCGTGTTGTGAATCTCACTTCACGCTTAATTTCTGAAACGGATAATGAGTTTGTAATTAAAGTAATTGCTTATTTACATGATGTATTTGATGATAAAATTTGCAAGACGGATAATCTTGAGTTATCGCTGAAAAATCTATTTTTCGAATGGGATTTAGATCTTGAGGGTTATGATGACGAGATAATATTAGGCGTTTCGCAAATTGGATATAAAGGCGGATTCGGTATTCAAAATAAAATTCGTGTCGCTCAAATTGTATCGGATGCGGATTATCTTGATGCGATGGGTGCAATTGGTATTGCGCGTACTTTCTACTATGCTGGAAGTAAGGGAACACCACTTTATGATCCGACGCTTAAAAGTATTGAAATTGATTCGCTATCAACATATCGAAATACAGAACGAAATGCGATTGCGCATCTCGATGAGAAATTAATCAAACTTTATGATTTACTTGAAACAGAAAAGGCCAAAAAAATTGGTAAGGTGCGTCATCAACGATTACTGGACTTTTATCAGGCCTTCTATGACGAAATGAACGAATCAGATATGTAA
- the ptsP gene encoding phosphoenolpyruvate--protein phosphotransferase → MIKGIAASAGVSVSKVFKLQHPVLEIEKRDANPEEEIKKLQDAVIATQKDITAIKENAVGRLADEELAIFDAHLMVTQDPEFVGQIEEMIKNDSVNAEFAINEIGNMFIGMFESMDDPYFRERAADIKDVTYRMKCHACGLNIPDLTTINEEVVIVAEDLTPSDTAQLDRNFVKGFATEIGGRTSHSAIMARSLEIPAVVGSGKLLDQCEHGDEVILDALEGVIIFKPTEEEKATYSKKADDYAEHRKSLLALKDAESVSKDGRHVELAGNIGTPNDVEGVVNNGGEAVGLYRTEFLYMDASELPNEEDQFQAYKTVLENMAPGRVVVRTLDIGGDKELSYLKFPHEMNPFLGYRAIRLCLDRPDIFHVQIRALLRASVYGKLAIMFPMIATIQEFRDAKAVVEEEKKNLSKEGIAFSDDIELGMMVEIPAAAMLADQFAKEADFFSIGTNDLIQYSMAADRMNEKVSYLYQPYNPSILRLVKMTIDGAHKEGKWCGMCGEMAGDEKAIPLLLGLGLDEFSMSASSILEARRIIRDLSYEAMKELTDKALNCATTEEVLELLENAIQ, encoded by the coding sequence ATGATTAAAGGTATTGCTGCTTCAGCAGGTGTTTCAGTATCAAAGGTTTTCAAACTTCAACATCCAGTTTTAGAAATTGAAAAACGTGATGCTAACCCGGAAGAAGAAATCAAAAAATTACAAGATGCTGTTATTGCTACTCAAAAGGACATTACAGCGATTAAAGAAAATGCAGTGGGACGTCTCGCTGATGAAGAACTTGCAATTTTCGATGCTCACTTAATGGTTACTCAAGATCCTGAATTTGTGGGTCAAATCGAAGAGATGATCAAAAATGATTCTGTTAATGCAGAATTTGCAATTAATGAGATTGGTAATATGTTTATTGGTATGTTTGAGAGTATGGATGATCCTTACTTCCGAGAACGTGCAGCAGATATTAAAGATGTAACTTACCGTATGAAATGCCATGCATGTGGATTAAACATTCCAGATTTAACAACAATTAATGAAGAAGTTGTTATTGTAGCGGAAGACTTAACACCTTCTGACACAGCACAATTGGATCGCAATTTTGTTAAAGGATTTGCTACTGAAATTGGTGGACGTACATCACACTCAGCTATTATGGCTCGTAGTTTGGAAATTCCAGCAGTTGTAGGTTCAGGTAAACTTTTAGATCAATGCGAACATGGTGATGAAGTAATTCTTGATGCTTTAGAAGGTGTGATTATTTTCAAACCTACTGAAGAAGAAAAAGCTACATACTCTAAAAAAGCTGATGATTATGCAGAACACCGTAAGAGTCTTCTTGCACTAAAAGATGCTGAATCAGTATCGAAAGATGGTCGTCACGTTGAACTTGCCGGGAATATTGGTACACCAAATGACGTAGAAGGTGTTGTTAATAATGGTGGAGAAGCTGTTGGTCTATATCGTACAGAATTCCTTTACATGGATGCTTCTGAATTACCAAATGAAGAAGATCAATTCCAAGCATACAAAACAGTACTTGAAAACATGGCTCCAGGTCGTGTAGTTGTTCGAACACTTGATATTGGTGGTGATAAGGAATTATCATACCTAAAATTCCCACATGAAATGAATCCATTCTTAGGATACCGAGCAATCCGTTTATGTCTTGACCGTCCTGATATTTTCCATGTACAAATCCGTGCATTATTACGTGCAAGTGTTTATGGTAAATTAGCAATCATGTTCCCAATGATTGCGACTATTCAAGAATTCCGCGATGCGAAAGCAGTTGTGGAAGAAGAAAAGAAAAATCTATCAAAAGAAGGCATTGCTTTCAGCGATGATATTGAACTTGGTATGATGGTTGAAATTCCTGCAGCAGCAATGCTTGCAGATCAATTTGCTAAAGAAGCAGACTTCTTCAGTATTGGTACAAATGATTTAATCCAATACTCAATGGCTGCTGATCGTATGAACGAAAAAGTATCATATCTTTACCAACCTTATAACCCATCAATTTTACGTCTTGTTAAAATGACAATCGATGGCGCACATAAAGAAGGCAAATGGTGTGGTATGTGTGGTGAGATGGCTGGAGATGAAAAGGCAATTCCTTTACTCTTAGGACTTGGTTTGGATGAATTCTCGATGTCTGCATCATCAATTTTAGAAGCACGTCGTATTATCCGTGATTTAAGTTACGAAGCTATGAAAGAACTAACAGATAAAGCTCTAAACTGTGCAACTACAGAAGAAGTGCTTGAACTATTAGAAAATGCTATCCAATAA
- a CDS encoding V-type ATP synthase subunit D, with protein MLITKGNLLACKESLRLAKLGYELMDRKRIILMQELSKMMDDVKELRDVIDETYDKAYISLQRANVSLGVIDRIANLMPVEEDIKIVYRSVMGIEIPKVTIEEKEVKIPYALSVSNSRLDEVFLQMRQVKLYTAKLAELDNGMYRLAKAIEKSRKRANALEQIVIPDLEIKIKTISDALEEKEREEFIRMKLVKKM; from the coding sequence GTGTTAATTACCAAAGGAAATTTACTTGCGTGTAAAGAGTCGCTTCGATTAGCGAAGTTGGGCTACGAGCTAATGGATCGAAAGCGAATAATTCTAATGCAAGAGTTGTCTAAAATGATGGATGATGTCAAAGAATTACGTGATGTGATTGATGAAACGTATGACAAAGCATATATATCTTTACAACGCGCTAATGTTTCTTTAGGTGTTATTGATCGTATTGCGAATTTAATGCCAGTTGAAGAAGATATCAAGATTGTATACCGTTCTGTAATGGGGATTGAAATACCCAAAGTTACGATTGAAGAAAAGGAAGTTAAAATTCCTTATGCACTCAGTGTGAGTAATTCAAGACTTGATGAAGTTTTTTTACAGATGCGTCAGGTTAAGTTGTATACTGCTAAGCTAGCAGAACTAGATAATGGTATGTATCGACTCGCGAAAGCGATTGAAAAAAGTCGAAAACGTGCGAATGCATTAGAACAGATTGTTATTCCAGATTTGGAAATTAAGATTAAAACAATATCGGATGCACTTGAGGAAAAAGAGCGCGAAGAATTCATTCGCATGAAATTAGTTAAGAAAATGTAA
- a CDS encoding V-type ATP synthase subunit B has protein sequence MSIFFKGLSSINGPLVAIEGVKDASFDELVELVDDDNHKRLGRIIELQGERALIQVFENTEGMSKKNMLTKLSGKPIEIGLSEEILGRSFSGSGVPIDGLGAVFTEKFSDINGRVINPVSRIYPRNYINTGVSAIDGLNTLIRGQKLPIFSGSGLSHNELAAQIVRQAKLHGDKNEDFAIVFAAMGVKHDVAAFFKQTFMEHGVMDHVTMFLNLANDPIIERILTPRFALTAAEYLAFEKNMHILVVMTDITSYCEALREYSSSKEEVPGRKGYPGYLYSDLASMYERAGCVEGSTGSLTQIPILTMPNDDISHPIADCTGYITEGQIVLDRSMTQKGIYPPINVLPSLSRLMKDGIGEGLTRGDHSSVSSQLFAAYAKVIDVRNLASVIGLDELSKADQKYLSFGKLFENYFIGQGDKTNRSVSETLDIGWHLLSLLPIHDLDRLDAKLLDEHYDNHSAVVYFKENSPELVDAVLLEGIH, from the coding sequence ATGAGTATATTTTTTAAAGGATTATCGAGTATTAATGGTCCTCTTGTAGCGATTGAAGGCGTAAAAGATGCTTCGTTTGATGAACTCGTTGAGCTCGTCGATGATGATAATCATAAGCGTCTTGGTCGAATTATTGAATTGCAAGGTGAACGAGCATTAATTCAAGTTTTTGAGAATACAGAAGGCATGTCAAAGAAAAATATGTTGACGAAATTGTCAGGCAAGCCAATCGAAATTGGACTTTCTGAAGAAATATTAGGGCGTAGTTTCAGTGGCTCAGGTGTACCAATTGATGGTTTAGGAGCTGTGTTTACAGAAAAATTTTCTGATATCAATGGTCGTGTTATTAACCCGGTTTCCAGAATCTATCCTCGAAACTATATAAACACAGGTGTTTCAGCCATCGATGGACTCAATACGCTCATTCGAGGCCAAAAATTACCAATCTTTTCGGGTAGTGGATTATCACATAATGAACTTGCGGCACAGATTGTACGTCAGGCAAAGTTACATGGTGATAAGAATGAAGATTTTGCGATCGTATTTGCAGCAATGGGTGTTAAACATGATGTTGCGGCATTCTTTAAACAAACGTTTATGGAACACGGTGTTATGGATCACGTAACTATGTTTTTGAATCTTGCAAATGACCCGATAATTGAACGAATTTTGACACCGCGTTTTGCCCTAACTGCAGCGGAATACCTTGCATTTGAAAAAAACATGCATATTCTTGTTGTGATGACAGATATTACTTCATACTGTGAAGCATTGCGTGAGTACAGTTCTTCCAAGGAAGAAGTACCAGGACGAAAAGGGTATCCAGGGTATCTCTATTCAGACCTAGCGAGCATGTATGAGCGAGCAGGTTGTGTTGAAGGAAGTACAGGGTCATTAACACAAATCCCGATTCTTACAATGCCAAATGATGATATATCCCATCCTATTGCAGACTGTACGGGGTACATTACTGAAGGACAAATTGTATTGGATCGCAGTATGACTCAAAAAGGAATTTATCCACCGATCAATGTCTTACCCTCACTATCACGTCTTATGAAAGATGGTATCGGTGAAGGATTAACAAGAGGGGATCATTCAAGTGTTTCATCACAATTATTTGCGGCATATGCGAAAGTTATTGATGTTCGAAATCTTGCTTCTGTTATTGGCTTGGATGAACTTTCAAAAGCTGATCAAAAATATTTATCGTTTGGTAAGTTATTTGAAAATTACTTTATAGGGCAAGGAGACAAAACGAATCGATCCGTATCTGAAACACTGGATATCGGTTGGCATTTATTGTCGTTGCTACCAATTCATGACCTAGATCGTCTTGATGCGAAATTGCTCGATGAACATTATGATAATCATTCAGCAGTGGTATATTTCAAAGAAAATAGCCCAGAACTTGTGGATGCGGTTTTACTAGAAGGAATCCATTAA
- a CDS encoding V-type ATP synthase subunit A: MSTIYWINGPIIKSRDVDNFTMSEMVYVGHQKLLGEVIGIDDDYVTIQVYESTSSMKIGEPIEHTGQPLSIELGPGLLGNIYDGIGRPLQGLSEKYGSYLDVGQSMRTLSEEREWNVSFSVSKGESIQLGQIYATFDETGSIEHRLMATKTGIIATECKDGLYKIDDTLLSLEDGTEFKLSVMWPIRHERPVASRIDAKEPLITGQRVIDTLFPIVKGGSAAIPGGFGAGKTMLQHQLAKWCDADIIVYIGCGERGNEMAQVLEEFSELIDPKTGRTLMERTILIANTSNMPVAAREASIYTGITFAEYYRDMGYHVALMADSTSRWAEALRELSGRLEEMPAEEGFPAYLASRLAAFYERSSYVDTLNGDVGSISIIGAISPQGADFSEPVTQNTQRFIGCFWALDKSLAYIRHFPSINYNLSYSEYLVQLEGWYDQNIGPEFLEYRQMILSILNEETSLMEIVKLIGQDVLADRQKLTLEMGRVIRVGYLQQNAFHEYDSSVSLQKQFEMLKLINYTYKQCQLVLQDKKTMNAITNTHIFDEIVGIKYAIDEDLTKFDAYYKKVDDALASIQ; this comes from the coding sequence ATGAGTACAATTTATTGGATTAATGGTCCGATTATTAAAAGTCGAGATGTTGATAACTTCACAATGTCAGAGATGGTATATGTTGGACATCAAAAATTATTAGGAGAAGTGATTGGAATCGATGATGATTATGTGACGATTCAAGTCTACGAGTCGACATCATCCATGAAAATTGGCGAACCAATTGAACATACAGGACAACCGTTAAGTATTGAGTTAGGACCCGGTCTCCTTGGTAATATTTATGATGGAATCGGTCGTCCACTGCAAGGATTATCTGAGAAATACGGTTCCTATCTGGATGTTGGGCAAAGTATGCGTACATTGTCTGAAGAACGAGAATGGAATGTTAGTTTTTCTGTTTCAAAAGGCGAATCGATTCAATTAGGTCAAATTTATGCAACATTTGACGAAACGGGTTCAATTGAACATCGTCTAATGGCAACCAAAACAGGTATTATTGCCACTGAATGTAAAGATGGTTTGTATAAAATTGACGATACGCTCTTATCTTTAGAAGACGGTACAGAATTTAAACTTTCTGTTATGTGGCCAATTCGACATGAACGACCAGTTGCAAGTCGAATTGATGCGAAAGAGCCTCTTATTACTGGCCAACGTGTTATTGATACCTTGTTCCCAATTGTTAAGGGAGGGAGTGCAGCAATTCCTGGTGGATTCGGGGCTGGTAAAACAATGCTTCAACATCAGCTAGCGAAGTGGTGCGATGCAGATATTATTGTTTATATTGGATGTGGTGAACGTGGAAATGAAATGGCTCAAGTGCTAGAAGAGTTTTCAGAATTAATTGATCCAAAGACGGGTCGTACCCTTATGGAACGAACGATTTTGATTGCAAACACTTCTAACATGCCTGTAGCCGCTCGTGAAGCGTCAATCTATACTGGTATTACCTTTGCAGAGTATTATCGTGATATGGGCTACCATGTAGCGCTTATGGCGGATTCCACATCTCGTTGGGCTGAAGCCTTACGGGAATTGTCCGGACGTTTGGAAGAAATGCCTGCAGAAGAAGGATTTCCAGCATATCTTGCTTCACGTTTAGCAGCCTTTTATGAAAGAAGTTCTTATGTTGACACACTCAATGGCGATGTTGGTTCGATTAGTATTATTGGAGCAATATCCCCTCAAGGGGCTGATTTTTCAGAACCTGTAACACAAAATACGCAACGTTTTATCGGATGTTTTTGGGCTCTTGATAAGTCATTGGCTTATATACGTCACTTTCCATCGATAAACTATAATTTATCGTATAGTGAATATCTCGTTCAACTTGAGGGATGGTATGACCAAAACATTGGTCCTGAATTCTTGGAATACAGACAAATGATTCTATCGATTCTAAATGAAGAAACCAGTTTAATGGAAATCGTAAAACTAATTGGACAAGATGTTTTAGCTGATCGACAAAAATTAACACTTGAAATGGGACGTGTAATTCGTGTTGGATACTTACAACAAAATGCATTTCACGAATATGACAGCTCTGTTTCATTACAAAAACAATTTGAAATGTTGAAGCTGATTAACTACACATATAAACAATGTCAGTTGGTTCTTCAAGATAAAAAAACAATGAACGCAATTACGAACACTCATATTTTTGATGAGATTGTTGGAATTAAATATGCAATTGACGAAGATTTAACAAAATTTGATGCATACTACAAAAAAGTTGACGACGCACTTGCGTCCATTCAATAG
- a CDS encoding ATPase: MAGEKAKVSKEIVNIIDEEAHNYAEMSHRAQKEKVDAELSAYKLQVEHSIKSRIKSIKDREEKKRSRVESELRFSVQKRLRMRRQELLESFGNDLKEDVIRFRESKGYKRYLEEGLNVLNIDETTPVIISIREEDQLFFNLKNAKFNFIDLELGGFLCEVGNVVYDYTLDSRFDSAMEYFVQESKLWI; the protein is encoded by the coding sequence ATGGCTGGAGAAAAAGCAAAGGTTTCTAAAGAAATCGTAAATATTATTGATGAAGAGGCACATAATTATGCAGAAATGAGCCATCGTGCTCAAAAAGAAAAAGTTGACGCTGAATTATCTGCTTATAAATTGCAGGTAGAACATTCAATTAAATCTCGAATCAAAAGTATTAAAGATCGAGAAGAAAAAAAACGCAGTCGTGTTGAATCCGAATTAAGATTTAGTGTGCAAAAGCGGTTGAGAATGCGTCGACAAGAATTACTTGAGTCATTTGGAAACGATTTGAAAGAAGATGTCATTCGTTTTCGAGAATCAAAAGGTTATAAGCGTTATCTTGAAGAGGGTTTAAATGTTTTAAATATCGATGAAACAACACCTGTCATCATTTCGATTCGCGAAGAGGATCAATTATTTTTTAATCTCAAAAATGCAAAGTTCAATTTTATCGACCTCGAACTCGGTGGGTTTTTATGCGAAGTTGGAAATGTTGTATACGATTATACATTGGATTCTCGATTTGATTCAGCAATGGAGTATTTTGTTCAGGAAAGTAAATTATGGATATAG
- a CDS encoding V-type ATP synthase subunit F: MKMYLISDNIDTQMGLRLAGIEGVVVHEKEELKEELDKAIHNQEIGIVLLTTKIFDLDREYIQDLKLNVPSPLIVEISDRHKSHEVQSMIDETISKIIGEVV, encoded by the coding sequence ATGAAAATGTATCTTATCAGTGACAACATCGATACCCAAATGGGACTTCGTTTAGCTGGTATCGAAGGTGTAGTTGTGCACGAGAAAGAAGAACTCAAAGAGGAGCTTGATAAAGCGATTCATAATCAAGAAATTGGAATTGTTTTACTCACAACTAAGATTTTTGATTTAGATCGTGAATACATTCAAGACCTAAAACTCAATGTTCCGAGTCCGTTAATTGTTGAAATATCAGACCGACATAAGTCTCATGAAGTTCAATCGATGATTGATGAAACAATTTCTAAAATTATCGGAGAGGTGGTATAA
- a CDS encoding ATP synthase subunit C yields the protein MSLSLFEIIGPMLLIGLITLPLVPVYKKKVDPQNAKFRVWFQVSCFFAALIGVVLITGYTHADEAVSNAFQGSNAQGMAYLAASIAVGCSVLGAGYAVGQAAPAAIGAISEKGENFGKAMIFVALAEGVAIYGLLIAILIINKL from the coding sequence ATGTCATTATCATTATTTGAAATTATTGGACCAATGCTTTTAATCGGTCTTATTACACTACCACTCGTTCCGGTTTACAAGAAAAAGGTAGATCCACAAAATGCGAAGTTCCGTGTTTGGTTCCAAGTATCATGTTTCTTTGCAGCTCTAATTGGTGTTGTTTTAATCACAGGTTACACACATGCGGATGAGGCAGTATCAAATGCATTCCAAGGAAGTAACGCTCAAGGTATGGCGTATTTAGCTGCTTCGATTGCGGTCGGTTGTTCAGTACTTGGTGCAGGTTATGCTGTTGGACAAGCCGCTCCTGCAGCCATTGGTGCTATTTCTGAGAAGGGTGAAAACTTTGGTAAAGCAATGATTTTCGTTGCTCTTGCTGAAGGGGTTGCGATTTATGGTCTTTTAATCGCTATTCTTATTATTAATAAATTATGA
- a CDS encoding V-type ATP synthase subunit I, which translates to MAIEKMRLVMVSTEPKNVLSMIDNIMTCPNFHPELATEVVKDGDGGLIYPNDRIYDSYLSRCERIITDLHLTLSDHYDREYSVEQIENALQEAEQRYNTLHRQESSLSSLNDDDKMALSKLKEYPMEHVEEGFIRVHFGRIPTNSLSKITLHNDERFVFTELHRTKQYGWIVWICLEADENHLVQMFESLFFEPLAIPIGADDGLRKECCDLLENMYGYIKVQSLKEAYYKYITIYNQEAVIVGFIPEVRLTVFESLFPEEMKVLNFDASTQEGLLAPTRLKNGWFSRPFEMFVEMYSLPKYGEFDPTSFFAVTYCLLFGIMFGDLGQGFVIALGGYLLSKKKGIKLGDVAVRIGMFSMFFGLIYGSFFGNEEILKPLLAPLGLPIHVTSPDFTMTLLLTTVTLGVILILMSIGLNIVLSFKKKDFTSAIYSQNGIAGLMFYGFIMAAVALSSQGIHVVNPLTIFIFIVLPLLMILFKEPLSNLMNKMSASPHEGWGGYLVESFFELFEVLLSFIANTMSFLRVGGFVLSHAGMMSVVMTLNEMAGSAGILILIFGNIFVIGLEGLIVGIQTLRLEYYEMFSRYYDGGGKPFKSVY; encoded by the coding sequence GTGGCAATAGAAAAAATGAGACTTGTTATGGTATCAACAGAACCTAAAAATGTGTTGTCGATGATTGATAACATTATGACTTGTCCAAATTTTCATCCAGAGCTTGCAACTGAGGTTGTTAAGGATGGAGATGGGGGGTTAATATATCCAAATGATCGTATTTACGATAGTTATTTATCACGTTGTGAACGTATTATTACAGATTTACATTTGACCTTAAGTGATCATTATGATCGCGAGTATTCAGTCGAGCAAATCGAAAATGCACTTCAAGAAGCGGAACAACGGTATAATACGCTTCATCGCCAAGAATCATCACTATCAAGTTTAAATGATGATGACAAGATGGCACTCAGTAAGTTAAAAGAATATCCAATGGAGCATGTAGAAGAAGGCTTTATTCGTGTTCATTTCGGTAGAATACCAACAAATTCATTATCTAAAATAACTTTACATAATGATGAACGTTTTGTATTCACAGAATTACATCGTACAAAACAATATGGCTGGATTGTGTGGATTTGTTTGGAAGCGGATGAGAATCATCTGGTACAGATGTTTGAATCTTTATTTTTCGAACCTCTTGCAATTCCAATTGGAGCAGATGATGGTTTAAGAAAAGAATGCTGTGATTTGTTGGAAAATATGTACGGATACATTAAAGTTCAGTCATTGAAGGAAGCTTATTACAAGTACATAACAATTTATAATCAAGAAGCGGTTATTGTAGGTTTTATACCTGAAGTGCGATTGACGGTTTTTGAATCATTATTTCCAGAGGAAATGAAAGTATTAAACTTTGACGCTTCGACTCAAGAAGGATTGTTAGCGCCAACACGATTAAAAAATGGTTGGTTTTCACGACCGTTTGAAATGTTCGTTGAGATGTATAGTCTACCTAAATACGGTGAATTTGATCCAACATCGTTTTTTGCAGTTACATATTGTCTGTTGTTCGGAATTATGTTTGGAGATTTAGGACAAGGGTTTGTGATTGCATTAGGTGGGTATTTACTATCTAAGAAAAAAGGAATCAAACTTGGTGATGTTGCAGTTCGTATAGGGATGTTTTCAATGTTCTTCGGATTGATTTACGGATCGTTTTTTGGAAATGAAGAAATTTTGAAACCCTTATTGGCACCTTTAGGATTGCCAATTCATGTTACAAGTCCTGATTTCACAATGACGCTTTTACTTACGACGGTAACACTGGGTGTTATTTTAATACTCATGTCAATCGGGCTTAACATTGTTCTGTCCTTTAAGAAAAAAGATTTCACAAGTGCAATCTACAGTCAAAATGGTATTGCAGGACTTATGTTTTATGGATTTATTATGGCTGCAGTCGCACTAAGTTCCCAAGGAATTCATGTTGTAAATCCACTCACAATTTTTATTTTTATCGTTTTACCTTTATTAATGATTCTATTTAAAGAACCATTATCGAATCTTATGAATAAAATGAGTGCTTCCCCACATGAAGGTTGGGGCGGGTACTTAGTTGAAAGTTTTTTTGAGTTATTTGAAGTTCTTTTAAGTTTTATTGCAAATACGATGTCGTTTCTTCGTGTTGGAGGTTTTGTTCTCTCACATGCGGGAATGATGAGTGTTGTGATGACTCTAAATGAGATGGCGGGAAGTGCGGGTATTTTGATTTTAATATTCGGTAATATTTTCGTTATTGGTTTAGAAGGACTCATTGTTGGAATTCAAACATTACGTTTGGAGTATTATGAAATGTTTAGTCGTTATTACGACGGTGGCGGTAAGCCATTTAAATCAGTCTACTAA
- a CDS encoding V-type ATPase subunit yields the protein MSTKARSFYSQHLTAAHYRSMLEMPDIPGIASFLKNETRYSDVLEGINEKGIHRGFFEQRIRLKSHLEFLSLMRFIQTSKHHFYEFYVREVEIAQIIFILHAIDAGTSHFVEDFVEDLNHLMSFDVYGLAQCTTFEEVYKYLEHTSYNKPLAFLTDNVVDISKCEDSLKIFYNQRMLDLIRHEPNNKELLEVFRINIELENISNVYRMKKYFNMTSTEILKRVHYEPYYISENRLQEWILNLDAEAFLEAFKETPYGKYEDFEGNRHIEYYFDMIRYSILKRKIRFSTNSDVILFSYMFLLKIEIENIIDVVEGVRYQMSPEEIVKLLII from the coding sequence ATGTCTACCAAGGCACGTTCGTTTTATAGTCAACATTTAACAGCGGCACACTATCGATCGATGCTCGAAATGCCAGATATACCTGGTATCGCAAGTTTCTTAAAAAATGAAACACGGTATTCAGATGTTTTAGAAGGTATTAATGAGAAAGGAATCCATCGTGGTTTTTTTGAACAACGTATTCGTTTAAAGTCACATTTGGAATTCCTAAGTCTTATGCGGTTTATTCAAACCAGTAAGCATCATTTTTATGAATTCTATGTTCGCGAAGTCGAGATCGCGCAAATTATTTTTATTTTGCATGCAATTGATGCAGGTACCAGTCATTTTGTGGAAGACTTCGTTGAAGATCTTAATCATCTTATGTCATTTGATGTATATGGTTTAGCGCAATGCACAACTTTTGAAGAGGTTTATAAGTATTTAGAGCACACGTCATACAATAAGCCACTCGCGTTCCTTACAGATAATGTTGTTGATATATCTAAGTGCGAAGATAGCTTAAAAATCTTTTATAACCAACGCATGTTGGATTTAATTCGCCACGAACCAAACAACAAAGAATTGCTCGAAGTTTTTCGAATTAACATTGAACTTGAAAATATTTCGAACGTTTACCGAATGAAAAAGTATTTTAATATGACATCAACAGAGATATTAAAACGCGTTCATTATGAGCCGTACTATATTTCAGAGAATCGATTGCAAGAGTGGATTCTCAATTTAGATGCAGAAGCATTTTTAGAAGCTTTTAAAGAAACACCCTACGGTAAATATGAGGACTTCGAAGGAAATCGTCACATCGAGTATTATTTCGATATGATTCGTTATAGTATTTTAAAACGAAAAATTCGATTTTCTACGAATTCAGATGTAATTTTGTTTTCATACATGTTTCTTTTAAAAATAGAAATAGAAAATATTATTGATGTTGTTGAGGGTGTTCGATACCAAATGAGCCCCGAAGAAATTGTTAAGTTGCTGATTATTTAG